In a genomic window of Gossypium arboreum isolate Shixiya-1 chromosome 9, ASM2569848v2, whole genome shotgun sequence:
- the LOC108456807 gene encoding receptor-like cytoplasmic kinase 176 yields MGVCWSHRIKSVSPSTVVNSRNASRNGNNLSSSSSRESSASIPQTPRSEGEILQSSNLKTFTFSELKAATRNFRPDSVLGEGGFGSVFKGWIDEHSFKATKPGTGIIIAVKRLNQEGFQGHKEWLAEINYLGQLHHPNLVKLIGYCLEDEHRLLVYEFMVRGSMENHLFRRGSHFPPLSWGIRMKVALGAAKGLAFLHNAKTQVIYRDFKTSNILLDSNYNAKLSDFGLARDGPTGDRSHVSTRVMGTYGYAAPEYLATGHLTAKSDIYSFGVVLLEMLSGRRAIDNNRPSGEHNLVDWAKPYLTNKRRIFRVLDTRLQGQYSLTRAQEAANLAHQCLAVEPKLRPSMDEVVTALEKLQETGDMPKRNQKERRGNAHNRSNGKPTTYPKPSASPLHV; encoded by the exons ATGGGAGTTTGCTGGAGCCATCGTATCAAGTCTGTCAGTCCTAGCACGG TGGTTAATTCAAGGAATGCCAGCAGAAATGGGAACAATTTGAGTAGTTCAAGCAGCAGGGAATCTTCAGCTTCTATTCCACAAACCCCTCGGAGTGAAGGTGAGATTTTGCAGTCTTCAAATTTAAAGACTTTCACTTTCAGTGAGCTGAAAGCAGCCACCAGAAACTTTAGACCAGACAGTGTCCTAGGAGAAGGTGGATTTGGTTCTGTCTTCAAAGGATGGATTGATGAACATTCATTCAAAGCCACCAAGCCAGGTACTGGCATAATAATTGCTGTTAAAAGGCTCAACCAAGAAGGATTCCAGGGTCACAAGGAATGGCTG GCTGAAATCAACTATCTTGGACAATTGCATCACCCAAATCTTGTAAAGTTGATTGGTTACTGCTTAGAGGACGAGCACCGGCTTCTGGTATACGAGTTCATGGTACGGGGTAGCATGGAGAACCATTTATTTAGGA GGGGGTCGCACTTTCCACCACTTTCTTGGGGTATACGGATGAAGGTTGCACTTGGTGCTGCCAAGGGACTTGCTTTTCTTCACAATGCCAAAACACAAGTCATATATCGCGACTTCAAAACTTCTAATATCTTGCTCGATTCA AATTACAACGCCAAACTCTCCGATTTCGGGTTGGCTAGGGATGGACCAACTGGTGACAGAAGCCATGTTTCCACTAGGGTCATGGGAACCTATGGATATGCTGCTCCAGAGTATCTAGCCACAG GTCATTTGACTGCCAAGAGTGACATATACAGTTTCGGAGTTGTTCTACTAGAAATGTTATCCGGCCGACGAGCTATAGACAATAACAGACCATCTGGAGAACACAATCTGGTCGATTGGGCAAAACCTTACCTGACCAACAAACGTAGGATATTCCGTGTGCTAGACACCCGTCTCCAAGGCCAGTATTCATTGACTCGGGCACAAGAGGCTGCTAACCTTGCACACCAGTGCTTAGCCGTAGAACCCAAGTTGAGGCCAAGCATGGATGAGGTGGTAACAGCACTCGAGAAGCTTCAGGAGACGGGAGACATGCCAAAAAGAAATCAGAAAGAACGCCGTGGAAATGCTCACAACCGTTCCAATGGTAAACCAACCACTTATCCGAAGCCTTCTGCTTCACCTCTCCATGTTTAG